The DNA region tttttgctaacatttttagaaacctgttttgctttgtcattatggggtattgtgtgtagattaatgaggggaaaaaaaacaatttaatccattttagtataaggctgtaacgtaacaaaatgtggaacatgttaaagggtctgaatactttccgaatgcactgtaaatagcaTAAATAGCCTTCTGTCCTACTGATACTGACTAGCAGTATCTGATGCATCTGCAGGATGCAAAGTGTACACAGTGAGAGTGACATGATAATCTAAATCCTAGACCTATTGTCTACCTGATCTAAAGGCTTATGTCTAACGGTATATGCCAGTTAGCCATGAGAGATGAATAGATTATGAGAGAAATAGACCCCATAGATTACTAGAATAAGCCTGCAAATTAGTTTCTGAAATAGATCTCTACCTGATGTTTCCATTAGAGGCAATGAACGCTTGATCGCCAACAGCTGATTGCCATGTGGGTGTTTAGCAAGCCCACCGCATGCTAGGTAATGCTAACATCAACAGCCCATCCAAGCTATACTGAGCGTTGATTGGTCATCGCACGACTATACAGGGTCAGCTTCTCCACTAAGGTCCAAGGTGAAAACTTGAAATCTGAGGGgaaaagtttagggttatgacAATGGTTAAGCAGTAGTAATCAATTCAAAATGTACTTCTGTAAATACACTGAAAGAAAACGGTCAATATTAGGGGACATCTTTATCTATatattaccagatatctgacATTTTATTAGATATAAGGagtagccctgacctcaaccccatcgaacacctttgggatgaattggtacGCCGACTGCGAACCAGGCGTAATTACCCAACattagtgcccaacctcactcatgctcttgtggctgaatggaagcaagtccccgcagtaatgttccaacatctagtggaaatccttcccaaaagagtggaggttggttatagcagcaaaggggggaccaactccatattaatgtccgtGATTTTGgtatgagatgtttgatgagaaAGTGTCCACACTCTGtcatgtaatgtacagtatgtgaatcaTAGATATTTAATTATTTTGTCCTTGTATGTCTAATCAAAAATGGGCTAAATCCGACTCATGAAATGTCCTGCGCccaaattgttttaccttttCAGGCGCTGAAAATGATTGTGCTTCTTCACAAGATGGTGTCATATCTGAGCATATATTCGCACCACATTCAGTAGTAGGCTATGCAAGGCACGGAAAGGAAAACATCCAACTTGCTATTTCCAAAGCGCATCTCTgctatttctgtttaaaaaatgcAGCATAGCAAATCCAGAGCTCCAGTCACAACACATGTTTTCTGGAAAGATGCAGACTTAAGCCTATctttgcaaaaatgtattttatttaacagaAAATCCAAGTTGCACACCCACAAAACCCCTACCTGCCCTGTTTGTTATTATGGATGATGCAATGGTGCAGAGTTGTTCATCAGCGGTGGTCCCTCGCAGACCAGACCCAATGTGGTGGTAGTGTTGGTCTGTGATCCACTCCAAACTGTCAATGCATAAATCATGAATTAAAATTGTGTCGATATTGCAAGAAAATATTGTCATTTCACATAACCATACCACAAGTTAACGTTAGCTATTCTACCTGCTTCATTCATGATCAGAAAACTAACTGGAACTATCTAGGTAGCCaagttagttagttagatagatagCTATTTAGCGTATATTAACCAGTAATACAAAATACGCTTAAACGTTTTAAAATTCTAGCTGTCAACTTGAGACTTGATAAGGGGTAAAAGTGCTTTTCCATGAAGGGAAGGCAATTTCATTATTTGTTAGCTCGGCTACCAGTTAGCTTTAATTAACCACCTATCAATCCTAGCTTGCTAGCCTTACTGGCTACTGGCCAAATAAGCTAACGTTCTTGATTCTAATTACtaggataaataaataatatcTCAAATGAGTTACTCACTTTAGCTTTAACTTCTTTGAGGTAtttctgaacagcttctcactTATTTCAGTGTTTTTTGGAGAACATCTAATGAGAACATGTTTTTATCTTGCAGTTCATGCGTGTCAGAACTGTGTCAGGGGTCACCTATCACTGTCGCTCTGGGAAGACCTTCAAGGGTCAGATGATGGATCGCTTCTTGCTGACAGACTGCAGGGCAGTCCTGAGTGGAAACTATAGGTGAGGGTTCAATAATGAAGAATGTGATACAAAGTGTTTCAAATTTGTACAAATGTTGCATGATTTCCCAAACCTGACATTTAGTCATGTGGATCTGAAAATAACTACATTAAGTTGCTCTTACACCTGTGTAGCAACAAATACATAACATGAGTATTGATGCATTTTAATTTATTGGAGTAAAATTCTTTAAGTACAAAACAAAACATGCCACTTGGTGGCAGACAAGCCACACAGCATCCATAAACATCAAATGCATACAATAGGAGACAAAACAACACTGACAAACAATTGACAATGAGCAATAATAGTTTGGGTTCTTTATGACACCAACCAGATTGTGCTCATGAGCTTCCGACCTGTACAGGCCGTCGGAGATGCACCCAGAAAAAAACTAATTTAAATAGTATTTCACCTGCTCCTACAttcagtatcagtcaaaagtttggacacacctactcattctagggtttttcattatttgtactattttctacattgtagaataatagtgaagacatcaaaactatgaaataacacatatggaatcatgtagtaaccaaaaaactgttaaacaaaaaatattttatatttgagattcttcaaagtagccaccctttgccttgatgacagttttgcacactcttggcattctctcaaccagcttcatgaggaatgcttttacaagtcttgaaggagttcccacatatgttgagcacttgagCACAAAAGCAGTTTTTCCTAAATGTGTTGTTTATTTCTATCCAACACGAATGGATCACGCTGTATATTGAGTAAAAATAATCCTGCATCTTTGTAAATTCTTGAGTAAAACTCAATCTTCGGACATGTCCATAAACAGTGAAAATAAGACCCAATGCCTGTTAGGCATTTAGAGCAAATGGGGGGGATCTGTGGACCGAACTTGCTCAGAGTGTGGGGGGTTAAATAGTGCCTATGTAAATACTGGAAACTTCCAATGAGGAAGATTGTTTCTCTGAGCCTATTACAGAAAAAAGTAGCATTTGGAATTGATAGGTTTAATTGATTTGTTTTGTAATTGCATAGTAATGGAGTTGAGTTCCTTATTCCATTGTAATACATATATTTTGCTTAATTATGTGTAATGACATTTAATTAATCTCTCTGCCCGCAGCTTCATGTGGTCTTTTGAGAAGCTTCACCGTTGCATGGCTCACCTCTTCCTTGGACAGCTTGTGACTACTTTTGATGAGGAGTTCCGGATCCTGTTTGCACAGTCCCAACCTTTGGTACTGGAAAATGTCCTTGTTCCAATGCCACACTACAGCAGTTTATCTGACAGCCAATACAGCAGTGATCGGACACTATTGTTCAGAGATCCCAGAAAGTTCCTCCCCATAGACAGCTCTCGTCCTGTAGAATGGGCTAGACATTCCTCTGATGACCGCATGGATATGGTTCAGAATATGATGCCTCCTGGAAGGTGTGAGCCCATCCACAGTTCACTAGATCAGGGTCCACTAGATATGTACAGCAACAAGTACTCCTCCCAGCaatttaaactggagcagcagtctTTTATGGCACAAGGTCACTCCATGATCCAGTCAAACACAATGGAGTTTGCTGGCTCTAAAAGGCACAGTTATGCAGAGGGCACTTATGCCGGACATTCCTCCTCTCAATTCATGCAGCACCAAGCCATTCACAGCAGTGAGGGGGATACGGCAACCCAGAACAGGAAGATACATAGGGAACAGCATCACTATCAGAGAACAGGGCTAGAACCAAGTTATAGCGGCTACGATCAATTCAGGGACCAAGCGTACCCTCTGATGGATCAGTATTCTGAGTCTGGGTACCCACATGGAATAGCGATAGAGCCACCAGACAACTATGACCCTGTACTGAATTATTTGTCATCATCAAACCTTGCTGTGGAGCTGGGACATGGCTCAAACAAATTATCAAGTCCAGGAGAAGGTCCCTTTAGTCAGTCAAACCCCAAAAGACTGAGAACGGGCCAGCCTCATGCCTGTCAGACCTCCCCAACACAACAAAACCCATTTGAACAGAGATCATTTTTTGTCAGGTCTGGTTCGGACTGTAAAACACAGGATCACAGTGCAAAGCAGGGGATGCGAGATTGGAGGATCAGCTCATACCTCAGTGCATTTGATGATGCAGGAGAGGAAGAGATTCCACGGCCTATGGGAAATGACCCCTTTCAAGAGCCCCTTAATCCAACACAAGGCAAATTATTTGCTCCACTGGTATCAGATCCCAGGTTTAGTGCCAAAGAGTTACCCAAGATTCCAGGGCTCAGATTTAACAAGCCCACCTGCCCAGAACACTCAAGAACACTAGAAATTATTGTTAGCTTAGATGCCCAAACAACACTAACACCACCTTCGGAGTCGTCATCAACCACTGAAGGTGACAAATCAGAGGAGATGGATGTAAAAGAGCCCAAAAGAGAAGAGTCATTCCGTAGGAGGTTCAATCCTGCTATCCAAAGGACCTCGAGACTAAGATCCTCACTAATCTTCAGCTCACAACTCGAACAGCATATCTCACAGGAACAGAAATGTAACTCTGGCCAACACTGTGAGGAAACTGCCAATGAGGAAGATGACCCATCTAGATTATCCTTGACCGCTCAGGTTTTGGGAAAAAGAAGATCCATTACAAGAGAACCTTTTGAATGGAGACTTAAGTCAGCGATAGTTGATAATTCAACCATTGAGTCTTTGAAATCTGAGGACATCACTACTGATTCGGGTGATAAGGAATTGACAAAGTATCTTCCTGTGAGCACTGACAAGGTTTCTTCAATGGAACAACCTAATTCTGCCCATGAAGAACAAACCAAAACGGTAGAATCTGCACACCCATCCAAACCTGCTCAAGTTGAGAAACCCAAAACCATACAATCAGCACACCAGGCATCTTCATTGAGCAATAAATCCTATATAGATATGAATGATCCAGACAGtaggttatttttttttaaagagttggCTGCCAAACGAAAAGCTGCAAAGGCTGCAGAGTCTGAGAGCAGCGCTGAAAAAGCTCCTGTAAAACCAGTGACTCCATTTGCCTTGAAAATTAAGGAACCAGTCACAAGGATAGAACCTAACCTTCCAATAGCCACACTAAATCCAGCACATACTTCAACCAATAAGCCAGCTCCAGCAGATACTTCAACCAATAAGCCAGCTCCATCAACAGAGGCACCTCCTAATCCATCAGATACTTTCACCACAAAGCCAACAACATCGACAGAAGCCCCACTTTATCCAGCAGATACTTCAATAAAAAAGACAGCTACATCAACAGAAGCATCATCAGAAACACTGGAGACTTCACCAGTGTTACAGGAGAACAAAACATCCATGGCAAAATATGGCTCCTTATTTGATGTCAAAGAACACCATTCTAAAAATAAAGAACAGCAAGACCTTCAACTTCCcaaaagtgactccaaaacaTTCCTCAGGGATAAATTATCTTGTGTCGATGGCCTACTTAGAGTCTCTACTGATACTGAGAAGATAGAGCTGAAGAACAGCCGGAACCAAAGTGTGTCTAAAGTTAACCCTAGAGATACAAGTACATTTCTTAAGAGCACCTCAAATCAGTGTTCCTTTAACATCTCCCCAAAGGATTTCAGTTTATATAAACTATCTCCAAAGAAACCAAAGTCATTCAATCCTGCTTCAAATGAGCTAAACCCATCTCTTCCACTCACACTAACAGAAGCTAGCTCATCTTCATATCCGACACCAAAAGGTTTAAGCTCAACTAGTCTCACTTCATCACCAAATGCAGCAAAGGAGTTGAGCTCAGCCCTCACCCCCATCCTTAAGGAGCCCAGTTCATCTATCCCCATGTCAAAGCAGCCATTATCATCCTCTAAACCTATCACAGTAGAGTCCAACATACTTCTGAGCCCCACCCAATCTGAGCCAGGTGTGTCTCATAAGCAGGACAAAACAGATTCCAAGGAATCTCTCAGCCCTATCCCAATGCAATCTTGCACATCCTCAATCCCTGCAACAGAACTTAGCCCTCCGCCAAACCCTACCCAAACACAATCTAGTTTCTTACCCAAGTCCACCTTAGTTGGGTCAATTTCATCAACACCAATGGAATCTAACACTTCTCCCAAACCCTCCACAAAGGAGTCATTGTCTACAATTGCCACAACTGAGTTGAGGTCATCCTCTCCTAAGACCAACCCAATAAAATCCTATTCCTCCCCTTGTCCTGGCCAACATGAGTCGGTTTTGTCACTCAAACATTCCAAAACAGCATGCAACTCCTCTCCAAAGCCCGCTACAGTGTCCAATGACTCTTACAACTCTTCACCTCCATCTTCAAAGCATGTCATGGAAGAAACCAACAAATCTCCCATCCTCACACCAACAAAATCTAGCTCTCTTCCTGAGCCTACCCCAACAGAATCTAGTGCTTCAACCAATCCAACTCCAAGAGAACTCAACCCTCTTCCTAGCACCACCCCAACGGAACCAAGTGCATCTACTGGCCTGACCCTAACAGAATCAAGTGCATCTTCTAACCCAACCCCAACAAAATCATACTCCTCCCTTACATGTGGGTCAGGTGGATCAGTTGTGTGTCCCAAGCCTGGCCAAACAAAGTCCAGAACTTCTCCAAACCTCACCCCAAAAGAATCTTGTTCCTCTCCTAATCATACCCTAACTGAACCTACCTCACCATTCAACCCTGTCCTTGTGGAATCCGTCCCATCAAGCAACTCAAACCCAACTGAATCCACTGCCTCTCACGTCACTGCCCCAGCTCCACCTGTCGTTGTGGATAACAGTAAGGAGGGCAAACCAAGTAAACTTAACAAGGAGCAAAAAGTGGGAAGTTCTGCAGCTTATAAAGGTGAGAAGATAGCAGGTGATCCTGAAACAAAGAGCAAAACTGCTCCTGGGGAATCTGCCTCCCATGGATCGCAGAGTCCTGATGAGACCAAAGAGAATAACAGCACTATGAAACCAGAGAGCACAACAGATCAAAGCAATCCCATACCACCCCCAGTGAAGCAACCTAAAGTAAGCCAGTCCCACTACCATTTATCTACTGCCAATGTACTCTCTAGCAGCAACCTAAGAGATGACACAAAGCTCCTATTAGAGCAGATTTCTGCTAACAGCCAGAGCAGGACAGAACTCACTAAAGAATCTGCTGTCACTGATGATGCCAAACAGGATGAGGCTGACCGGGGTGTTAGTGGTAAGGAGGATGCATCAGCCCGACGACAGATCGGAGGCCCGGCTAGAACTTCTCAGGAGAGGGAGAAGCTTCTTCAGAGAATCGATAGCATGCGGAAGGGGAGGAAAGTCTACAGCCGCTTTGAGGTAAAGTACCCTGCTGCATCAATAGGCCAGTAGCAATTTAACTAAATTAAAATTTAAGCTACCTATTGTAACCGAGGTACCTAATTGTTTTCAATCTCACCTGCTCGCCTTCATCTGAGCTCATGTTTTCTGCTTGTTATTCTGTATTTTGTTAGATGGCGCCTTAACCAGGGATCGGAAGGATGAGTGAGTACGGAGAAAGACCACATTTTCCTCTAGAACTTGTCCTGTAACTATGCCCATTCCCCAAAAGTCTAAAACCACAGATCGGAGAGGGATCACTAGTTAACTAACATAAATATTATTCTCAGGTTTCTATATTAGAGGGTTTCTCCGAATGGACTATATGCATGTAAAGCTTTAAGGATTTTGGGAACAAAAACTTGACTAAGTTTACCAACATGGATTGCTGTGTAAATCTACAGTGTGGACAATGGACCTCTGCTGTCTACAAAGGGGAACTGAAAAATCCAATCCCATCAGCTAAATGCACAACTAAATGTGCAATATATTTgaaaatgattgtgttcctagacACACTGGACGCACTGGTGTTGTTGACTGCAATGTAATATCTGTCACTCTCTGGGTTGTTTAATTATTATCTGTTTGAGGATCTGTTTTATATACTAACAATAATTTCCAAATAATACAATTAGAATCACCATAGaaaatgttacggtgcgtgaatgaggacccaaaagcgaattaacttaaacagagcttctttaattaccaaacataggtaggctcagacggaccggcagattccgacaggacaagacaaggttacagcaaacatgacgacagtctggttcaggcatgaaacacaacaaacaagaatccgacaaggacaggagcagaaacagagagagatatagggacctaatcagagggaaaaagggaacaggtgggaaaaggggtgacgaggtggttaggaggagacaaggcacagctgggggaaagagggggagaaaaggtaacctaacaacgaccagcagagggagacagggtgaagggaaaggacagagacaagacacaacatgacagtacatgacagtacccccccactcaccgagcgcctcctggcgcactcgaggaggaaacctggcggcaacggaggaaatcctcgatcagcgcacggtccagcacgtcccgagagggaacccaactcctctcctcaggaccgtacccctcccaatctacgaggtactggtgaccacggccccgaggacgcatgtccaaaattctacggaccctgtagatgggtgcgccctcgacaaggatgggggggggggggggggaagacgagcgggggcgcgaaggacgggcttgatgcaggagacatggaagaccgggtggacgcgacgaaggtatcgcggaagaagaagtcgaactgcgacaggattaatgacccgagaaatacggaacggaccaatgaaccgcggggtcaacttgcgagaagccgtcttaaggggaaggttctgagtggagagccaaactctctgaccgcgacaatatctaggactcttagttctacgcttattagcagccctcacagtctgcgtcctataacggcaaagtgcagacctgaccctcttccaggtgcgctcgcaacgttggacaaaagcctgagcggaggggacgctggactcggcgaactgagatgagaacagcggaggctggtacccgaggctactctgaaaaggagatagcccggtcgcagacgaaggaagcgagttgtgggcgtattctgcccaggggagctgttctgaccaagacgcagggttgcgaaaagaaagactgcgtaagatgcgaccaatagtctgattggcccgttctgcttgaccgttagactgggggtgaaagccggaagagagactgacggaagccccaatcaaacggcaaaactccctccaaaattgagacgtgaattgcggacctctgtccgaaacgacgtctgacggaaggccatgaattctgaaaacattctcgatgatgatttgtgccgtctctttagcagaaggaagcttagcaaggggaatgaaatgagccgccttagagaacctatcgacaaccgtaagaataacagtcttccccgctgacgaaggcagtccggtgacaaaatctaaggcgatgtgagaccacggtcgagagggaataggaagcggcctgagacggccggcaggaggagagttaccggacttagtctgcgcgcagaccgaacaagcagccacgaaacgacgcgtgtcatgctcccgggtgggccaccaaaaacgctggcgaatggaagcaagcgtaccccgaacgccagggtggccggctaacttggcagagtgagcccactgaagaacggccagacgagtaggaacgggaacgaaaagaaggttcctaggacaagcgcgcggcgacggagtgtgagtgagcgcttgctttacctgcctctcaattccccagacagtcaacccgacaactcgcccctcagggagaatcccctcggggtcagtggaggctactgaagaactgaagagacgagacaaagcatcaggcttggtgttcttagagcccggacgataagaaatcacgaactcgaaacgagcgaaaaacagcgcccaacgcgcctgacgcgcattaagtcgtttggcagaacggatgtactcaaggttcctatggtcagtccaaacgacaaaaggaacggtcgccccctccaaccactgtcgccattcgcctagggctaaccggatggcgagcagttcgcggttacccacatcatagttacgttccgacggcgacaggcgatgagaaaaatacgagcatgggtggaccttgtcgtcagagagggagcgctgagaaagaatggctcccacgcccacctctgacgcgtcaacctcgacaacgaactgtctagagacgtcaggtgtaacaaggataggagcggatgtaaaacgattcttgaggagatcaaaacctccctgggcggaaacggaccacttaaagcacgtcttgacagaagtaagggctgtgagaggagctgccacctgaccgaaattacggatgaaacgacgatagaagttcgcgaagccgagaaagcgctgcagctcgacgcgtgacttagggacgggccaatcaatgacagcttggaccttagcgggatccatcttaatgccttcagcggaaataacagaaccgagaaatgtgacggaggaggcatgaaaagtgcacttctcagccttcacaaaaagacaattctctaaaaggcgctggaggacacgtcgaacgtgctgaacatgaatctggagtgacggtgaaaaaatcaggatatcgtcaaggtaaacgaaaacaaagatgttcagcatgtctctcaggacatcattgactaatgcctgaaagacagctggagcgttagcgaggccgaaaggaagaacccggtattcaaagtgccctaacggagtgttaaacgccgtcttccactcgtccccctccctgatgcgcacgagatggtaagcgttacgaaggtccaacttagtgaaaaacctggctccctgcaggatctcgaaggctgaagacataagaggaagcggataacgattcttcactgttatgtcattcagccctcgataatctatgcaggggcgcagagacccgtccttcttcttgacaaaaaaaacccccgctccggcgggagaggaggaggggactatggtaccggcgtcaagagctacagacaaataatcttcgagagccttacgttcgggagccgataagagagtatagtctaccccgggggggggtggttcccggaaggagatcaatactacaatcatacgaccggtgtggaggaagagaggtggccctggaccgactgaacaccgtgcgcagatcgtgatattcctccggcacccctgtcaaatcaccaggctcctcctgtgaagaagagacagaggaaacaggagggatagcagacattaaacatttcacatgacaagagacgttccaggagaggatagaattactagaccaattaatggaaggattatgacaaactagccagggatggcccaaaacaacaggtgtaaaaggtgaacgaaaaattaaaaaataaatggtttcactatgattaccagaaacagtgagggttaaaggtagcgtctcacgctgaatcctggggagaggactaccatccagggcgaacaaggccgtgggctcctttaactgtctgagaggaatgtcatgttcccgagcccaggtctcgtccataaaacagccctccgccccagagtctattaaggcactgcaggaagctgacgaaccggtccagcgtagatggaccgacaaggtagtgcaggatcttgaaggagagacaggagtagtagcgctcaccagtagccctccgcttactgatgagctctggccttttactggacatgaagtgacaaaatgaccagcggaaccgcaatagagacagaggcggttggtgattctccgttccctctccttagtcgagatgcggatacctcccagctgcatgggctcagcacccgagccggcagaggaagatggtagtgatgcggagaggggggcaacggagaacgcgagctcctttccacgagctcggtgacgaagatcaacccgtcgctcaatgcgaatagcgagttcaatcaaggaatccacgctggaaggaacctcccgggagagaatctcatcctttacctctgcgcggagaccctccagaaaacgagcgagcaaagccggctcgttccagccactggaggcagcaagagtgcgaaactcaatagagtagtctgttatggatcgattaccttgacatagggaagacagggccctggaagcctcctccccaaaaacagatcgatcaaaaacccgtatcatctcctccttaaagtcctgatactggttagtacactcagcccttgcctcccagattgccgtgccccactcacgagcccgtccaataaggagagatatgacgtaggcgacacgagcagtgctcctggagaaagtgtagggctggagagaaaacacaatatcacactgggtgaggaacgagcggcattcagtgggctccccagagtaacacggcgggttattgattctgggctccggagattcgaaagccctggaagtggccggtggatcgaggcggagatggtgaacctgttctgtgaggttggagacttgggtggccagggtctcaacggcatgtcgagcagcagacaattcctgctcgtgtctgcctagcatcgctccctggatcccgacggctgagtggagaggatccgaagtcgctgggtccattcttggtcggattcttctgttacggtgcgtgaatgaggacccaaaagcgaattaacttaaacagagcttctttaattaccaaacataggtaggctcagacggaccggcagattccgacaggacaagacaaggttacagcaaacatgacgacagtctggttcaggcatgaaacacaacaaacaagaatccgacaaggacaggagcagaaacagagagagatatagggacctaatcagagggaaaaagggaacaggtgggaaaaggggtgacgaggtggttaggaggagacaaggcacagctgggggaaagagggggagaaaaggtaacctaacaacgaccagcagagggagacagggtgaagggaaaggacagagacaagacacaacatgacagtacatgacagaaaaTGTATTAATCATAAACAGTGCAAGAATAGCTTTCAAATAGTTGGACCACTTTTTTCATTTGATGCTTTATTAGAATTATTAGAATTATTAAATCAGAATGACAGTGTGCTAGATTAACCAAATGTATGCATGAATAATCATGTGTATTTGCACAAGAaacgtatgtgtatatatacagtatatatgtaatACTGTGATTTTAATGCCACAGGACATTAGGTCCCTTTTTTTAAAGAGGCTATCTGTGATTGCTACATCAATTTTGGACTTTTAAATTAattatacactaccggtcaaatgttttagaacacctactcagggtttttctttatttttactattttctacattgcagaataatagtgaagacatcaacactatgaaataacacataaggaattatgta from Oncorhynchus mykiss isolate Arlee chromosome 1, USDA_OmykA_1.1, whole genome shotgun sequence includes:
- the LOC110526206 gene encoding protein FAM83H isoform X1 — protein: MAHRSQCSSAGDNRLDPNYVPPHYREEYRLAIDALVEDDLEGYYEFLQSADVVDFLSRQEIEHIKCTVKVPYQNTQPELPYVESGGDGSSDTYWPVHSDLDAPGLDLGWPEQHRFIGPTDVTTLVNPSEPDMPSIKVQARRLIKNAQQVIAVVMDTFTDVDIFADILDAAMRNVAVYIILDEQNAHHFTSMASNCRVNLENIQFMRVRTVSGVTYHCRSGKTFKGQMMDRFLLTDCRAVLSGNYSFMWSFEKLHRCMAHLFLGQLVTTFDEEFRILFAQSQPLVLENVLVPMPHYSSLSDSQYSSDRTLLFRDPRKFLPIDSSRPVEWARHSSDDRMDMVQNMMPPGRCEPIHSSLDQGPLDMYSNKYSSQQFKLEQQSFMAQGHSMIQSNTMEFAGSKRHSYAEGTYAGHSSSQFMQHQAIHSSEGDTATQNRKIHREQHHYQRTGLEPSYSGYDQFRDQAYPLMDQYSESGYPHGIAIEPPDNYDPVLNYLSSSNLAVELGHGSNKLSSPGEGPFSQSNPKRLRTGQPHACQTSPTQQNPFEQRSFFVRSGSDCKTQDHSAKQGMRDWRISSYLSAFDDAGEEEIPRPMGNDPFQEPLNPTQGKLFAPLVSDPRFSAKELPKIPGLRFNKPTCPEHSRTLEIIVSLDAQTTLTPPSESSSTTEGDKSEEMDVKEPKREESFRRRFNPAIQRTSRLRSSLIFSSQLEQHISQEQKCNSGQHCEETANEEDDPSRLSLTAQVLGKRRSITREPFEWRLKSAIVDNSTIESLKSEDITTDSGDKELTKYLPVSTDKVSSMEQPNSAHEEQTKTVESAHPSKPAQVEKPKTIQSAHQASSLSNKSYIDMNDPDSRLFFFKELAAKRKAAKAAESESSAEKAPVKPVTPFALKIKEPVTRIEPNLPIATLNPAHTSTNKPAPADTSTNKPAPSTEAPPNPSDTFTTKPTTSTEAPLYPADTSIKKTATSTEASSETLETSPVLQENKTSMAKYGSLFDVKEHHSKNKEQQDLQLPKSDSKTFLRDKLSCVDGLLRVSTDTEKIELKNSRNQSVSKVNPRDTSTFLKSTSNQCSFNISPKDFSLYKLSPKKPKSFNPASNELNPSLPLTLTEASSSSYPTPKGLSSTSLTSSPNAAKELSSALTPILKEPSSSIPMSKQPLSSSKPITVESNILLSPTQSEPGVSHKQDKTDSKESLSPIPMQSCTSSIPATELSPPPNPTQTQSSFLPKSTLVGSISSTPMESNTSPKPSTKESLSTIATTELRSSSPKTNPIKSYSSPCPGQHESVLSLKHSKTACNSSPKPATVSNDSYNSSPPSSKHVMEETNKSPILTPTKSSSLPEPTPTESSASTNPTPRELNPLPSTTPTEPSASTGLTLTESSASSNPTPTKSYSSLTCGSGGSVVCPKPGQTKSRTSPNLTPKESCSSPNHTLTEPTSPFNPVLVESVPSSNSNPTESTASHVTAPAPPVVVDNSKEGKPSKLNKEQKVGSSAAYKGEKIAGDPETKSKTAPGESASHGSQSPDETKENNSTMKPESTTDQSNPIPPPVKQPKVSQSHYHLSTANVLSSSNLRDDTKLLLEQISANSQSRTELTKESAVTDDAKQDEADRGVSGKEDASARRQIGGPARTSQEREKLLQRIDSMRKGRKVYSRFEMAP